From one Pseudopipra pipra isolate bDixPip1 chromosome 2, bDixPip1.hap1, whole genome shotgun sequence genomic stretch:
- the PIANP gene encoding PILR alpha-associated neural protein isoform X3, with protein sequence MPPLLSCIHSLQLWHLLLVISAIPPPGIWSLRSRVPMASRPLCTRRSPSAPRPICIWERTSLPERDSRSAQLRQRALPARGAELRHVVRLRRQAAGARPATPSGFEDGMPSSQYPWAIVWGPTVSDEDGGDTNSANPGFPPLGYTFVSPHGMATAQPNSHSLLHNAGLNLRETPATLRPFLFGPRGEGVDPQLYVTITISIIIVLVATGIIFKFCWDRNQKRRRHSGQQSSGRQQESQQPLTDLSPTTVSILGPYGDSLAPTPEAEESRQGQEGVEKLGGHGKNAAFQLNRIPLVNL encoded by the exons ATGCCTCCACTCCTCTCCTGCATCCACTCCCTGCAGCTGTGGCATCTCCTCCTCGTCATCTCGGCcatccctcctcctggcatctgGTCTCTTCGCTCTCGCGTCCCAATGGCCTCTCGGCCTCTTTGCACCCGTCGGAGCCCCTCAGCCCCACGGCCCATTTGCATCTGGGAAAGGACCTCGCTGCCGGAGCGGGATTCTCGCTCGGCCCAGCTGCGCCAGCGTGCCCTGCCTGCCCGGGGAGCAGAGCTGCGGCACGTCGTGCGGCTGAGGCGTCAGGCGGCGGGGGCCCGTCCTGCCACTCCCTCCGGATTTGAGGACGGCATGCCCTCTTCCCAGTACCCCTGGGCCATCGTGTGGGGTCCCACGGTGTCAGATGAGGATGGAGGGGACACAAACTCAGCCAACCCAGGCTTCCCACCGCTGGGATACACCTTTGTCTCGCCGCACGGGATGGCAACGGCACAGCCCAACTCCCATTCACTCCTGCACAATGCGGGGCTCAACCTGCGGGAGACCCCGGCCACCCTGCGGCCCTTCCTGTTTGGGCCCCGGGGGGAAG GTGTGGACCCCCAGCTGTACGTCACCATCACCATCTCCATCATCATTGTCCTGGTTGCCACCGGGATCATATTCAAGTTCTG CTGGGACCGTAATCAGAAACGCCGGCGTCACTCGGGGCAGCAAAGCagtgggaggcagcaggagagccAGCAGCCTCTCACGGACCTCTCCCCCACCACCGTCAGCATCCTGGGGCCCTACGGCGACTCCCTGGCCCCCACGCCTGAGGCAGAGGAgtccaggcagggccaggagggtGTGGAGAAACTGGGTGGCCATGGGAAGAACGCAGCCTTCCAGCTCAACCG AATCCCATTGGTGAACCTGTGA
- the COPS7A gene encoding COP9 signalosome complex subunit 7a, giving the protein MAAEGKVTGQSQEQFLLLAKAARGAALASLIHQVLEAPGIYVFGELLDMPAVRELADSEFSPVFRLLTIFAYGTYADYLAEAANLPPLTEAQKNKLRHLSVVTLAAKIKCIPYSVLLEQLQLKNVRQLEDLVIEAVYADVLRGSLDQRNQRLEVDYSIGRDIRREELSTITRTLQEWCQGCEVVLSGIEEQVSRANQHKEQQLALKQQIESEVANLKKTIKVTTAAAAAATSQDPEQHLTELREPAPGTNQRQASKKTSKAKGLRGSAKIWSKSN; this is encoded by the exons ATGGCGGCCGAGGGCAAGGTGAcggggcagagccaggagcagtTCCTCCTGCTGGCCAAGGCGGCCCGCGGCGCCGCGCTCGCCAGCCTGATCCACCAGGTGCTGGAGGCCCCAGGCATCTACGTGTTCGGGGAGCTGCTGGACATGCCCGCCGTCCGCGAG CTGGCCGACAGCGAGTTCTCCCCCGTGTTCCGCCTGCTCACCATCTTCGCCTACGGCACCTACGCGGACTACCTCG CTGAAGCAGCAAACCTCCCTCCCTTGACAGAAGCTCAGAAGAACAAACTGAGGCACCTGTCAGTTGTCACTCTGGCTGCCAAGATCAAG TGCATCCCCTactcagtgctgctggagcaatTACAGCTGAAGAACGTCCGGCAGCTGGAGGACCTGGTGATTGAGGCAGTTTATGCAGATGTGCTGCGAGGGAGCTTGGATCAGCGGAACCAGCGCCTGGAGGTGGATTACAGCATTGGGAGGGACATCCGGAGGGAGGAGCTAAGCACCATCACCCGCACATTGCAGGAGTG GTGCCAGGGCTGCGAGGTTGTCCTGTCGGGCATCGAAGAACAGGTCAGCCGGGCCAACCAGcacaaagagcagcagctggccCTGAAGCAGCAGATAGAGAGTGAG GTGGCAAACCTGAAGAAGACTATTAAAGTgacaacagcagctgctgcagcagccacatCCCAAGACCCGGAACAGCACCTAACGGAGCTCAGGGAGCCAGCCCCTGGCACCAACCAGCGCCAGGCGAGCAAGAAAACTTCCAAAGCCAAAGG GCTCCGGGGCAGTGCGAAGATTTGGTCTAAATCAAACTAG
- the PIANP gene encoding PILR alpha-associated neural protein isoform X1, which translates to MEPSACRMPPLLSCIHSLQLWHLLLVISAIPPPGIWSLRSRVPMASRPLCTRRSPSAPRPICIWERTSLPERDSRSAQLRQRALPARGAELRHVVRLRRQAAGARPATPSGFEDGMPSSQYPWAIVWGPTVSDEDGGDTNSANPGFPPLGYTFVSPHGMATAQPNSHSLLHNAGLNLRETPATLRPFLFGPRGEGVDPQLYVTITISIIIVLVATGIIFKFCWDRNQKRRRHSGQQSSGRQQESQQPLTDLSPTTVSILGPYGDSLAPTPEAEESRQGQEGVEKLGGHGKNAAFQLNRIPLVNL; encoded by the exons ATGGAGCCCAGTGCTTG CAGGATGCCTCCACTCCTCTCCTGCATCCACTCCCTGCAGCTGTGGCATCTCCTCCTCGTCATCTCGGCcatccctcctcctggcatctgGTCTCTTCGCTCTCGCGTCCCAATGGCCTCTCGGCCTCTTTGCACCCGTCGGAGCCCCTCAGCCCCACGGCCCATTTGCATCTGGGAAAGGACCTCGCTGCCGGAGCGGGATTCTCGCTCGGCCCAGCTGCGCCAGCGTGCCCTGCCTGCCCGGGGAGCAGAGCTGCGGCACGTCGTGCGGCTGAGGCGTCAGGCGGCGGGGGCCCGTCCTGCCACTCCCTCCGGATTTGAGGACGGCATGCCCTCTTCCCAGTACCCCTGGGCCATCGTGTGGGGTCCCACGGTGTCAGATGAGGATGGAGGGGACACAAACTCAGCCAACCCAGGCTTCCCACCGCTGGGATACACCTTTGTCTCGCCGCACGGGATGGCAACGGCACAGCCCAACTCCCATTCACTCCTGCACAATGCGGGGCTCAACCTGCGGGAGACCCCGGCCACCCTGCGGCCCTTCCTGTTTGGGCCCCGGGGGGAAG GTGTGGACCCCCAGCTGTACGTCACCATCACCATCTCCATCATCATTGTCCTGGTTGCCACCGGGATCATATTCAAGTTCTG CTGGGACCGTAATCAGAAACGCCGGCGTCACTCGGGGCAGCAAAGCagtgggaggcagcaggagagccAGCAGCCTCTCACGGACCTCTCCCCCACCACCGTCAGCATCCTGGGGCCCTACGGCGACTCCCTGGCCCCCACGCCTGAGGCAGAGGAgtccaggcagggccaggagggtGTGGAGAAACTGGGTGGCCATGGGAAGAACGCAGCCTTCCAGCTCAACCG AATCCCATTGGTGAACCTGTGA
- the PIANP gene encoding PILR alpha-associated neural protein isoform X2: protein MEPSAWMPPLLSCIHSLQLWHLLLVISAIPPPGIWSLRSRVPMASRPLCTRRSPSAPRPICIWERTSLPERDSRSAQLRQRALPARGAELRHVVRLRRQAAGARPATPSGFEDGMPSSQYPWAIVWGPTVSDEDGGDTNSANPGFPPLGYTFVSPHGMATAQPNSHSLLHNAGLNLRETPATLRPFLFGPRGEGVDPQLYVTITISIIIVLVATGIIFKFCWDRNQKRRRHSGQQSSGRQQESQQPLTDLSPTTVSILGPYGDSLAPTPEAEESRQGQEGVEKLGGHGKNAAFQLNRIPLVNL from the exons ATGGAGCCCAGTGCTTG GATGCCTCCACTCCTCTCCTGCATCCACTCCCTGCAGCTGTGGCATCTCCTCCTCGTCATCTCGGCcatccctcctcctggcatctgGTCTCTTCGCTCTCGCGTCCCAATGGCCTCTCGGCCTCTTTGCACCCGTCGGAGCCCCTCAGCCCCACGGCCCATTTGCATCTGGGAAAGGACCTCGCTGCCGGAGCGGGATTCTCGCTCGGCCCAGCTGCGCCAGCGTGCCCTGCCTGCCCGGGGAGCAGAGCTGCGGCACGTCGTGCGGCTGAGGCGTCAGGCGGCGGGGGCCCGTCCTGCCACTCCCTCCGGATTTGAGGACGGCATGCCCTCTTCCCAGTACCCCTGGGCCATCGTGTGGGGTCCCACGGTGTCAGATGAGGATGGAGGGGACACAAACTCAGCCAACCCAGGCTTCCCACCGCTGGGATACACCTTTGTCTCGCCGCACGGGATGGCAACGGCACAGCCCAACTCCCATTCACTCCTGCACAATGCGGGGCTCAACCTGCGGGAGACCCCGGCCACCCTGCGGCCCTTCCTGTTTGGGCCCCGGGGGGAAG GTGTGGACCCCCAGCTGTACGTCACCATCACCATCTCCATCATCATTGTCCTGGTTGCCACCGGGATCATATTCAAGTTCTG CTGGGACCGTAATCAGAAACGCCGGCGTCACTCGGGGCAGCAAAGCagtgggaggcagcaggagagccAGCAGCCTCTCACGGACCTCTCCCCCACCACCGTCAGCATCCTGGGGCCCTACGGCGACTCCCTGGCCCCCACGCCTGAGGCAGAGGAgtccaggcagggccaggagggtGTGGAGAAACTGGGTGGCCATGGGAAGAACGCAGCCTTCCAGCTCAACCG AATCCCATTGGTGAACCTGTGA
- the MLF2 gene encoding myeloid leukemia factor 2, translated as MFRLMRDGEPEDPMFAMDPFAIHRQHMNRMLSGSFGFGPLLGITDGTTPGARQAGRRMQAGAISPFGMLGMAGGFIDMFGMMNDMIGNMEHMTSGANCQTFTSSTVISYSNLGDGPKVYQETSEMRSAPGGIRETRRTVRDSDSGLEQMSIGHHIRERAHIMQRSRNHRTGDQEERQDYINMDESDAAAFDDEWRRETSRFRPQRGLDYRRHEGGGGRRAEGTRLAIQGPEDSPSRQSRRYDW; from the exons ATGTTCCGGCTGATGAGGGATGGCGAGCCGGAGGACCCCATGTTTGCCAT GGATCCTTTTGCCATCCATCGACAGCACATGAACCGCATGCTCTCTGGAAGTTTCGGGTTCGGCCCACTCCTTGGCATCACTGATGGGACCACACCAGGGGCTCGCCAGGCTGGCCGCAGGATGCAG GCAGGAGCTATTTCACCCTTTGGGATGCTCGGCATG GCAGGTGGCTTTATAGATATGTTTGGGATGATGAATGACATGATTGGAAACATG GAGCATATGACAAGTGGTGCTAACTGCCAGACATTTACCTCCTCAACTGTCATCTCCTATTCCAACCTGGGTGATGGGCCCAAAGTCTATCAGGAGACCTCAGAGATGCGTTCAGCACCCGGCGGG ATCCGTGAGACTAGACGAACTGTAAGGGACTCGGACAGTGGCCTGGAACAAATGTCGATTGGACACCACATCAGGGAGAGGGCCCACATCATGCAGCGGTCCCGGAACCATCGCACGGGTGACCAGGAGGAGAGGCAGGACTACATCAACATGGATGAAA GTGATGCAGCCGCATTTGACGATGAGTGGAGGCGAGAGACATCCCGCTTCCGGCCGCAGCGGGGGCTGGATTACCGGCGTCATGAAGGCGGCGGTGGCCGTCGGGCTGAAGGGACTCGTCTCGCGATCCAGGGCCCTGAGGATTCTCCCTCCAGACAGTCCCGTCGGTATGACTGGTGA